One genomic region from Augochlora pura isolate Apur16 chromosome 7, APUR_v2.2.1, whole genome shotgun sequence encodes:
- the LOC144473168 gene encoding signal peptidase complex subunit 1-like, whose translation MSAWKQYIMSIPTHMDYEGQARAEKLSRVIITLFGVVGLIWGYVIQQFSQTIYILGAGFVMAALITVPPWPMYRRKPLDWQKPQTTITTKLKKKK comes from the exons atgagTGCGTGGAAGCAATATATTATGTCCATTCCAACCCATATG gacTATGAAGGCCAAGCTCGGGCAGAAAAATTGTCCAGAGTAATTATAACGTTGTTCGGA GTGGTTGGATTAATATGGGGATACGTTATCCAACAATTTTCTCAAACAATTTACATCCTCGGTGCTGGATTTGTCATGGCTGCTTTGATCACAGTACCACCGTGGCCTATGTACCGTCGCAAGCCTCTAGACTGGCAGAAACCACAGACAACGATCACTACCAaactaaagaaaaaaaagtag
- the LOC144473156 gene encoding prestin isoform X2 codes for MTDYLSDEMSATVPELTVRRPVYHQDELNHLCRYAKPKKTLFQSISSRCKKVQPLLALKNSVPLIGWLSKYNWKQDILGDVVAGITVAVMHIPQGMAYAILGNVPPIVGIYMAFFPVLVYFFLGTSRHNSMGTFALICMMTGKVVTTYSSQTDGSGRDRTDLGNGTGGIEPPSPPVADQYSPVEVATAVTFTVAVIQIGMYALRLGIIATLLSDSLVSGFTTAAAIHVFTSQVKDLLGLKGLPKRKGPFKVILTYVDVLKNINDVNTIAVALSAVTIVVLVVNNVLKPRVAKLSPFPIPIEMLAVVIGTVLAVYANLEEAYGVATVGHIPVGLPAPSLPPLALVPNILIDSFVITMVSYTISMSMALIFAQKCSYEVDSNQELAAQGIGNLVGSFFSCMPFTASLSRSLIQQTVGGHTQLASLISCCILVSVLLWIGPFFEPLPRCVLASIIVVALKGMLTKVTEFKKFWKLEKSDGVIWAVTFATVVLLDVEYGLLVGIVLCVGKLIMFAVHPYTCALALVPGTELYLDTSRYKGTVELPRIKIFHYSGSLNFACRQHFRDKVYKVAGLTPRKEPDASFRHDELKEIERLRTLILDFTAVSHMDPAAATTLGNLIDEYSDADVFVYVAGCTGPVYEMMRKCNLTECRGGLFAVFPTVADAVNFARSTNEPAWSSPVYEDSAIARL; via the exons ATGACAG ATTATCTGAGCGACGAGATGTCGGCGACCGTGCCGGAATTAACGGTGAGGCGGCCGGTCTACCATCAGGACGAGCTGAACCACTTGTGCAGATACGCCAAGCCGAAGAAAACGC TTTTCCAGAGCATCTCTTCGAGATGCAAGAAGGTGCAGCCGCTGCTGGCTTTGAAGAACTCCGTACCTTTGATCGGCTGGCTGTCCAAGTACAACTGGAAACAGGACATCCTGGGCGACGTCGTCGCTGGAATCACCGTCGCGGTGATGCACATACCTCAAG GAATGGCGTACGCGATCCTAGGCAACGTGCCGCCGATAGTCGGCATCTACATGGCTTTCTTCCCTGTCCTCGTTTACTTCTTCCTCGGCACGTCCAGGCACAACTCCATGG GCACGTTTGCGCTGATCTGCATGATGACCGGAAAAGTGGTGACGACTTACAGCTCGCAGACCGACGGTTCGGGCCGCGATCGGACCGATCTCGGCAACGGGACCGGAGGAATCGAGCCGCCGAGCCCCCCCGTCGCCGATCAATATTCGCCGGTGGAAGTTGCGACCGCGGTCACGTTCACCGTCGCCGTAATTCAG ATAGGAATGTACGCGTTGCGGCTGGGGATCATCGCCACCCTCCTCTCGGACAGCCTCGTCAGCGGATTCACCACCGCAGCCGCCATTCACGTGTTCACGTCGCAGGTCAAGGATCTGCTGGGTCTGAAGGGCCTGCCCAAGAGGAAGGGACCCTTCAAAGTGATCCTG ACTTACGTGGATGTTTTGAAAAACATCAACGACGTCAATACGATCGCCGTCGCACTCTCCGCGGTAACGATCGTCGTCCTCGTGGTCAACAACGTTCTAAAG CCGAGAGTCGCCAAATTAAGCCCGTTCCCGATTCCCATAGAAATGCTGGCGGTCGTGATCGGCACGGTGCTCGCGGTGTACGCGAACCTCGAAGAGGCTTACGGCGTTGCGACGGTGGGCCACATACCAGTCGG CTTGCCTGCTCCGTCGTTGCCGCCGTTGGCCCTGGTGCCGAACATCCTGATCGACAGTTTCGTCATCACCATGGTGTCCTACACCATCTCGATGTCCATGGCGCTCATCTTCGCGCAAAAGTGCAGCTACGAGGTGGACTCGAACCAGGAACTAGCCGCGCAG GGCATCGGTAATTTAGTCGGCTCCTTCTTCTCCTGCATGCCTTTCACCGCCTCGCTCTCTAGATCCTTGATCCAGCAGACCGTCGGAGGACACACTCAACTAGCCAGCTTGATCTCCTGCTGCATCTTGGTCAGCGTTCTCCTCTGGATCGGCCCCTTTTTCGAGCCTCTGCCTCGG TGCGTTCTAGCCAGCATAATCGTGGTAGCTCTAAAGGGCATGCTGACGAAGGTGACAGAGTTCAAGAAGTTCTGGAAGCTGGAAAAGTCCGACGGCGTCATCTGGGCGGTGACCTTCGCTACCGTTGTCCTGCTGGACGTCGAGTACGGACTGTTGGTCGGCATCGTCCTCTGCGTGGGCAAGCTGATTATGTTCGCCGTGCATCCATACACCTGCGCGCTCGCACTAGTACCCGGCACCGAGCTCTATCTGGACACCAGCAGATACAAAGGC ACCGTCGAGCTGCCGCGGATCAAGATCTTCCACTACTCCGGAAGTCTGAACTTTGCCTGCAGACAGCACTTTCGCGACAAGGTGTACAAAGTTGCTGGCCTGACGCCGCGGAAGGAGCCGGACGCGAGCTTCAGGCACGACGAGCTCAAGGAAATTGAAAGG TTACGCACCCTGATATTGGATTTCACCGCGGTGAGTCACATGGATCCGGCGGCTGCAACGACCCTCGGAAATTTGATCGACGAGTACTCCGATGCGGACGTGTTCGTGTACGTTGCCGGCTGTACCG GCCCTGTGTACGAGATGATGAGAAAGTGCAACCTGACGGAATGTAGAGGCGGACTGTTCGCAGTATTCCCCACCGTGGCAGACGCGGTCAATTTTGCGAGATCCACCAACGAGCCCGCGTGGAGCTCGCCCGTATACGAAGACTCCGCCATCGCGAGATTATGA
- the LOC144473156 gene encoding prestin isoform X1: MGDEDEYLIDYLSDEMSATVPELTVRRPVYHQDELNHLCRYAKPKKTLFQSISSRCKKVQPLLALKNSVPLIGWLSKYNWKQDILGDVVAGITVAVMHIPQGMAYAILGNVPPIVGIYMAFFPVLVYFFLGTSRHNSMGTFALICMMTGKVVTTYSSQTDGSGRDRTDLGNGTGGIEPPSPPVADQYSPVEVATAVTFTVAVIQIGMYALRLGIIATLLSDSLVSGFTTAAAIHVFTSQVKDLLGLKGLPKRKGPFKVILTYVDVLKNINDVNTIAVALSAVTIVVLVVNNVLKPRVAKLSPFPIPIEMLAVVIGTVLAVYANLEEAYGVATVGHIPVGLPAPSLPPLALVPNILIDSFVITMVSYTISMSMALIFAQKCSYEVDSNQELAAQGIGNLVGSFFSCMPFTASLSRSLIQQTVGGHTQLASLISCCILVSVLLWIGPFFEPLPRCVLASIIVVALKGMLTKVTEFKKFWKLEKSDGVIWAVTFATVVLLDVEYGLLVGIVLCVGKLIMFAVHPYTCALALVPGTELYLDTSRYKGTVELPRIKIFHYSGSLNFACRQHFRDKVYKVAGLTPRKEPDASFRHDELKEIERLRTLILDFTAVSHMDPAAATTLGNLIDEYSDADVFVYVAGCTGPVYEMMRKCNLTECRGGLFAVFPTVADAVNFARSTNEPAWSSPVYEDSAIARL; this comes from the exons ATGGGCGACGAAGACGAATACTTGATCG ATTATCTGAGCGACGAGATGTCGGCGACCGTGCCGGAATTAACGGTGAGGCGGCCGGTCTACCATCAGGACGAGCTGAACCACTTGTGCAGATACGCCAAGCCGAAGAAAACGC TTTTCCAGAGCATCTCTTCGAGATGCAAGAAGGTGCAGCCGCTGCTGGCTTTGAAGAACTCCGTACCTTTGATCGGCTGGCTGTCCAAGTACAACTGGAAACAGGACATCCTGGGCGACGTCGTCGCTGGAATCACCGTCGCGGTGATGCACATACCTCAAG GAATGGCGTACGCGATCCTAGGCAACGTGCCGCCGATAGTCGGCATCTACATGGCTTTCTTCCCTGTCCTCGTTTACTTCTTCCTCGGCACGTCCAGGCACAACTCCATGG GCACGTTTGCGCTGATCTGCATGATGACCGGAAAAGTGGTGACGACTTACAGCTCGCAGACCGACGGTTCGGGCCGCGATCGGACCGATCTCGGCAACGGGACCGGAGGAATCGAGCCGCCGAGCCCCCCCGTCGCCGATCAATATTCGCCGGTGGAAGTTGCGACCGCGGTCACGTTCACCGTCGCCGTAATTCAG ATAGGAATGTACGCGTTGCGGCTGGGGATCATCGCCACCCTCCTCTCGGACAGCCTCGTCAGCGGATTCACCACCGCAGCCGCCATTCACGTGTTCACGTCGCAGGTCAAGGATCTGCTGGGTCTGAAGGGCCTGCCCAAGAGGAAGGGACCCTTCAAAGTGATCCTG ACTTACGTGGATGTTTTGAAAAACATCAACGACGTCAATACGATCGCCGTCGCACTCTCCGCGGTAACGATCGTCGTCCTCGTGGTCAACAACGTTCTAAAG CCGAGAGTCGCCAAATTAAGCCCGTTCCCGATTCCCATAGAAATGCTGGCGGTCGTGATCGGCACGGTGCTCGCGGTGTACGCGAACCTCGAAGAGGCTTACGGCGTTGCGACGGTGGGCCACATACCAGTCGG CTTGCCTGCTCCGTCGTTGCCGCCGTTGGCCCTGGTGCCGAACATCCTGATCGACAGTTTCGTCATCACCATGGTGTCCTACACCATCTCGATGTCCATGGCGCTCATCTTCGCGCAAAAGTGCAGCTACGAGGTGGACTCGAACCAGGAACTAGCCGCGCAG GGCATCGGTAATTTAGTCGGCTCCTTCTTCTCCTGCATGCCTTTCACCGCCTCGCTCTCTAGATCCTTGATCCAGCAGACCGTCGGAGGACACACTCAACTAGCCAGCTTGATCTCCTGCTGCATCTTGGTCAGCGTTCTCCTCTGGATCGGCCCCTTTTTCGAGCCTCTGCCTCGG TGCGTTCTAGCCAGCATAATCGTGGTAGCTCTAAAGGGCATGCTGACGAAGGTGACAGAGTTCAAGAAGTTCTGGAAGCTGGAAAAGTCCGACGGCGTCATCTGGGCGGTGACCTTCGCTACCGTTGTCCTGCTGGACGTCGAGTACGGACTGTTGGTCGGCATCGTCCTCTGCGTGGGCAAGCTGATTATGTTCGCCGTGCATCCATACACCTGCGCGCTCGCACTAGTACCCGGCACCGAGCTCTATCTGGACACCAGCAGATACAAAGGC ACCGTCGAGCTGCCGCGGATCAAGATCTTCCACTACTCCGGAAGTCTGAACTTTGCCTGCAGACAGCACTTTCGCGACAAGGTGTACAAAGTTGCTGGCCTGACGCCGCGGAAGGAGCCGGACGCGAGCTTCAGGCACGACGAGCTCAAGGAAATTGAAAGG TTACGCACCCTGATATTGGATTTCACCGCGGTGAGTCACATGGATCCGGCGGCTGCAACGACCCTCGGAAATTTGATCGACGAGTACTCCGATGCGGACGTGTTCGTGTACGTTGCCGGCTGTACCG GCCCTGTGTACGAGATGATGAGAAAGTGCAACCTGACGGAATGTAGAGGCGGACTGTTCGCAGTATTCCCCACCGTGGCAGACGCGGTCAATTTTGCGAGATCCACCAACGAGCCCGCGTGGAGCTCGCCCGTATACGAAGACTCCGCCATCGCGAGATTATGA
- the LOC144473352 gene encoding LOW QUALITY PROTEIN: acetylcholinesterase-like (The sequence of the model RefSeq protein was modified relative to this genomic sequence to represent the inferred CDS: deleted 2 bases in 1 codon) — protein MVWIYGGAYSAGYSNTSLYGPDFFLEEDVVFVSFNYRLGALGFLSLGHPDALGNAGLKDQRLVLQWVQENIAAFGGDPRQVTIFGESAGAASVGFHMLSERSIGLFHRSISMSGTPLCQWAYHTPADAYRSAVELAGLLGKVEITKTDLLQLLRDAPADALVNLAMKVNLNAPLPFRPTIEDSAVATDGSAFITECPIRKYLSGNFTQHPMMMGRTHDEALFFLDDYVGSPSNHARSMAKWLQQVTNIDGILTAQISDVMSVNFDQVPPELVEQVLALLTDTFFTAPIDLTQRIVSSWNLDHPIYYYRLSYRSKYSVHSLVGQTVKGTSHVDDIGDLFNVVSLNAPTDPKHPFNVFRRKMVKLWTNFAKHGNPTPKVTSRRAGEEFDVTWTDSTESGTQLDIKAESCLGNQYPRTEVVQTTTGPVRGIVKQTVWHNITYNAFLGIPYAVPPLGRLRFKSPVPIKPWTETYEANEQGAVCPQVDFFSGDYMGVEDCLTVNVLTRQVRLFFDVFDSARKTNDKRRYGQVGKGKSSQLKPVLLWIYGGAFFAGFSNVSLYGPDFFLEDDVVFASFNYRVGAPGFLALDHPDAQGNAAMKDQLLAMQWVQKNIAAFGGDPNQITLFGESAGATSVGLHMLSEKSKGLFKQVIMQSGTPLTQWGFHTPNKAYENARSLAVKLGYNGIDSDGLLKFLRRVPIKEMVTKTLQLDFGFLPFRPTIENPKISVDDSSFLTECPIQLLKSGRYTKVPIMMGRNKDESLFFLNFMVGKDEEHAQAIASLLRNAMGVNKIVDQVLGTMSGAVFDMMPDSLIKLYLDIGTATMFTAPIDLTQKILAKTNDGLPIYYYMLSHQAEWNIHSLVGDSVNGTAHVDDIGYLFNVEPLNAPTDPKHPFNVVRKKMVTLWTNFAKYGNPTPPKAKNDGPVFNVVWPDSTATGAQLEINEDAVVKDRIVDALTLTYEDGLEKRLGTETACDWSVEATTKSSNFFSLFFK, from the exons ATGGTGTGGATCTATGGGGGAGCCTACTCGGCTGGGTACAGCAACACGAGTTTGTACGGACCCGATTTCTTCCTCGAAGAGGACGTTGTGTTCGTCAGCTTCAATTATCGCCTCGGCGCCCTAG GATTCCTCTCGTTGGGTCATCCGGACGCCTTGGGCAACGCGGGTCTGAAGGATCAACGCCTGGTTCTGCAATGGGTGCAGGAAAATATCGCAGCTTTTGGCGGAGATCCGAGGCAGGTGACCATTTTCGGAGAAAGCGCGGGCGCTGCTTCCGTAGGATTTCACATGCTGTCGGAGAGATCTATAG GGCTGTTCCATCGATCGATCAGCATGAGCGGAACGCCTTTGTGCCAGTGGGCGTACCACACTCCCGCGGACGCTTACCGCAGCGCCGTCGAGCTGGCCGGGCTGCTCGGCAAAGTCGAGATCACTAAAACCGATCTGCTGCAGCTTCTGCGCGACGCTCCCGCGGATGCTCTGGTCAACCTGGCGATGAAAGTTAATTTG AACGCCCCCCTGCCGTTCCGACCGACCATAGAGGATTCCGCAGTCGCGACCGATGGCAGCGCGTTCATAACCGAATGCCCCATTAGGAAATACTTGTCCGGCAACTTTACCCAGCATCCCATGATGATGGGGCGCACTCACGACGAAGCATTGTTCTTCTTGGACG ACTACGTTGGCAGCCCGTCGAACCATGCGCGGTCGATGGCGAAGTGGCTCCAGCAGGTGACCAACATCGACGGGATCCTGACCGCTCAAATCTCCGACGTGATGTCGGTGAACTTTGATCAGGTACCGCCCGAGTTGGTCGAGCAGGTTTTGGCTTTGCTAACCGACACCTTTTTCACGGCACCCATCGACCTGACTCAAAGAATCGTCTCGAGCTGGAACTTGGATCATCCCATCTATTACTATCGACTCTCGTACAGGTCCAAGTACAGCGTCCACTCGCTGGTGGGTCAGACTGTGAAAG GGACCAGTCACGTCGACGACATCGGAGACTTGTTCAACGTGGTGTCGTTGAACGCGCCAACGGACCCGAAACATCCGTTCAACGTCTTCCGCAGAAAAATGGTGAAGCTGTGGACGAACTTTGCGAAACACGG AAATCCTACGCCAAAGGTTACGAGCCGTCGGGCCGGTGAAGAGTTCGACGTGACTTGGACGGACAGCACGGAATCGGGGACGCAATTGGATATCAAAGCGGAATCG TGTCTCGGAAACCAGTATCCTCGAACGGAAGTGGTTCAGACGACCACAGGACCCGTCAGAGGTATCGTCAAACAGACGGTATGGCATAACATCACCTACAACGCCTTCTTGGGCATCCCCTACGCGGTACCGCCGCTCGGTCGCCTAAGATTCAAG TCCCCGGTTCCGATCAAGCCATGGACGGAAACTTACGAGGCCAACGAGCAAGGAGCGGTCTGCCCGCAGGTAGACTTCTTCTCGGGCGATTACATGGGCGTCGAGGACTGCTTGACCGTAAACGTGCTTACTCGACAGGTGAGACTATTCTTCGATGTTTTCGACTCTGCGCGGAAAACTAATGAT AAACGACGTTACGGTCAGGTGGGAAAGGGAAAGTCGTCGCAACTGAAACCGGTGCTGCTTTGGATCTACGGAGGAGCGTTCTTTGCCGGATTCAGCAACGTCTCCCTGTACGGACCCGACTTCTTCCTCGAAGACGACGTGGTCTTCGCGAGCTTCAACTATCGCGTCGGCGCTCCAG GATTTCTGGCGTTGGATCATCCCGACGCTCAGGGCAACGCCGCGATGAAGGACCAGCTTCTGGCTATGCAGTGGGTGCAGAAGAATATCGCGGCCTTCGGCGGTGATCCCAACCAGATCACCTTGTTTGGCGAGAGCGCCGGTGCCACGTCGGTGGGATTGCACATGCTGTCGGAAAAATCCAAGG GACTCTTCAAACAAGTGATCATGCAAAGCGGAACACCTCTGACGCAATGGGGCTTCCACACGCCCAACAAGGCCTACGAAAACGCTCGGTCTCTCGCCGTCAAACTCGGATACAACGGAATCGACAGCGACGGATTGCTCAAGTTCCTTCGTCGCGTTCCCATAAAGGAGATGGTCACCAAGACCCTGCAACTGGACTTT GGTTTCCTGCCGTTCAGGCCAACGATCGAGAACCCCAAGATTTCGGTGGACGACAGTTCGTTCTTGACCGAGTGTCCCATACAGTTGCTCAAGTCTGGAAGGTACACCAAGGTGCCTATCATGATGGGTCGCAACAAGGACGAATCTCTGTTCTTCTTGAACT TCATGGTTGGCAAGGATGAGGAGCACGCGCAGGCGATAGCATCGTTGCTGAGGAACGCGATGGGCGTTAACAAAATCGTGGACCAAGTGCTGGGGACCATGAGCGGCGCGGTGTTCGATATGATGCCCGACTCCTTGATTAAACTTTATCTCGACATTGGGACCGCCACCATGTTCACGGCTCCCATCGACCTTACGCAGAAAATCTTGGCGAAAACGAACGACGGtttaccaatttattattacatgctCTCTCATCAGGCGGAGTGGAACATCCACTCGTTGGTGGGCGACTCGGTGAATG GAACTGCTCACGTCGACGACATCGGCTACTTGTTCAACGTCGAACCGTTGAACGCCCCAACCGATCCCAAGCATCCCTTCAACGTGGTCCGGAAGAAGATGGTCACCTTGTGGACGAACTTCGCCAAATACGG AAATCCGACACCGCCCAAAGCGAAGAACGACGGACCCGTGTTCAACGTGGTCTGGCCCGACAGTACAGCAACCGGGGCGCAGCTGGAGATCAACGAGGATGCTGTCGTGAAAGACCGGATCGTCGACGCGCTGACGCTGACCTACGAGGACGGTCTGGAGAAGAGATTGGGCACGGAAACCGCCTGCGACTGGTCCGTCGAAGCCACGACCAAGTCGTCGAACTTCTTCAGTCTCTTCTTCAAATGA